In the genome of Helicovermis profundi, the window AGCGTATTTACCTTCGTACACAGAAGCGGCCATACCTAATATTTTAGCTATGGTAAAACTACCTTGACCTCCTCTGCCGTGCCATCTTACTTCATACATAAAAATGCCTCCTTCGTTGTGATATATCACTGATATATCAGATATATATCAATCATACATTTTTTTATTTACTATGTCAAATAAAAAATGTATGATAATAACTAGAAAGGTATATATGCTTTCTAGCTATTATCATAATACAGTTAAATTGTTGAAGTATAATAAAAAACGGAGGACTAATCTATGAAAAATGAATTTATTTATAAAAGAAAAAGTGTAAGAGAATTTAAAGATATTCAGGTACCTATGGAAGCTATTCAGGAAATGATTAAAGAAGCGACCCAAGCTCCATCAGGTAAAAATGCGCAGAATTGGCATTTTGTAGTCGTTAGAAATAAAGAAAAAATCGAAAAAATGGCAGAGGCTGTTTATGAAAAAGGAAGAGAATTATCTAATAATTTAGACGAAAAAACAGCATCTAATTTTATGAAAATGCTAAAATATTATACAGTGTTTAAAAATGCTCCTACTGTAGTAATGATATTTTCTTCAAAATATGAATCTAGTGGAAAAGATATACTAATGCTTAACGGGGCAAGCAATGAAGAAGTGGAAAAACTTGAAAGTGTTAAACCTGGTGTTCAAAACATAGGAGCCGCAATGGAAAACTTACTTCTCAGTGCTGCTAATATGGGTTACGGTGGATGTTATATGACTGGACCTGCTTTTGCAAGTGACAAGATGTGTGAAGTAATTGCTTTTAATAAAGAAGGTTATAATTTCTCTTGCTTAACACCAATTGGGATTCCTCTGAAGGAAAATATAAATAGCCCAAAGAGGAAATCGCTTGATGAAGTTATTACGATTATTGAGTAAATATAAAAAAGAATCAGTGTTTTAAACTGACCCCCAAAAGTTAGATTTTGGGTCTAACTTTTAGGGGTCAGTTCATTTTGCTGATTCTTTTTTATGTTAGAAATTAATGTATATATTTATTTATTTTTATATTTTTTTCTATTTATTACTAAAATCAATATTATTGATAATGTTATTAAACATATTATGGTAAGAGTAATCATAAAATTTTTATATTCATCGTAATTAATCAAACGGTTTTTGTCTAAATCTTTTGCTTTTTGTTTTTCTAAATCTGTTTTATCCTTTAATAACTCATTTTCATCTACTTCTTCAATAATACTATATGAATGTAGCAATCCATATTGATCAATAATAACACAGGGTGTAGTAATAATTTCACCAAAAAAATTGTTACTAAATGCTTTACTTAATATAGACATATTACTATTATCTAAACTTGATATAATAAGAGCAAAATGATTGTTAATAAGCTTTGAACTAATTAGTTGGATTGTTGATGAATTATTATATAGATTTTCTAAAAGATCCATATTTTTATTTGGAATAAGTGAAGAAAAATCTTTATTATATTTAATATAAAGTTCGGGATTAATTGTTTTTATAAATGGTGTTGTTGAAGGTGTACCGAAAACTATTACATTCTCGTCTATCTTATCGTCTGATTTATAAATTGGAATAATATTTGTTTTAGTTGAATTTGAGCTAATTACTTGAATAATAGTTGTTAGATCTTTGATATAGTCTTTATTTATTCTTTCAGGTAATACTAGTCCAAAATTATTAATATTATTATCTTTGATAAAAGGAGCAGATAAATTATTTAAGGTGTAACTAGTTTTTTCACTGTGAGGTAATAATAATGCAGTTTCATTTGAAATAAAAGCCCATAAATCATTTCTAAAATTCAAATCACATTTATCATCTAATACTTTTAAATTATATACAATCTTAATATTGTAAGTAGGCTCATTTATTATCTCACTTGGAATTTTAAATTCAGTAATAAAGTCGTTTGAAGAAAAAGTGTTTAAATTTACGCTACCAGCAGGTATTCCGTTGATAAATACGCTTACAGCGGATCTTTCTAAATCGATAACGCCTGATATTTTTCCTTTTAGTATAAATTTGCTATTTTCATCTATATCCCAATTCTTAGGTATACTATATGAAAAGTTGCTTATTCCTTTTTTTATACCTTCAAACAAGGTACTACTGTATCCTAATGATTTTAGAGTAATAAGTTCATTGTTTTTAGAAGAAGTACTACTGAAAATTTGATTTTCAGAAATCCAAATAGAAGAATTTTTCATTTGTTTTACTAATTCATTGTCTGTTAGTGAAATAACAGCGTTGTTAAGTGATTTAATATTGCTTGAAGTTACGAGCAAAAGTTTATATTTATGGTCACTCGATAAATAAATTTCTTTAATTAGGGCATCTCTTTTTGCCCGCTCTATTTCATCTTTTGATAGATAGTTTTGAAGTGAAGAGGGCATAGTTTTAATGGATCCAATAAAAATGAAATTAGAGTCATTTTTTTTAATATCCTCCGAACTTGCAAATTTAAGATCTTTTTTTTCAAATTTTAGTATTTTTCCTATATTTGAAATGAAAGTAAACATAGGGCTTAAATCAGAACTAATATAATTATCAGGATATATTAATTTTGCATTATAAGGAAATGATTCATCATTTTTAAAGTAAGGGTAAGGAAAATCTGAAATGGCATTAGTATCAATTTTACTCGTGTATTCAATATGCACATATGAGTTCTTATCTATAACAAGCCAATTAGCAGGATTAAAATTATCTTCACAAGGAAGTGTTGAAATTCTACTATATATTCCAAATTTTAATTCATTAAATCCTTTTTTTAATGAATGCGCTGGTATTAAAAGTTTATGCGTTTTATTTACTTCGCTTAACAAATATGATTTTATAGGTATTGAGTTCAAATAAACTGTAAGTGAAGAATTTGTATTTTGTGTAAGATTTGTATTGTTGTAAGTAAAATATATGAAATTATTGTCATTTGGAATCCAATTGTCTTTGACTTCAAAATAAAGTGCAGTAGAGTCAAACACTCCTTGAAAAACTACGTCATTGTTAAAAGGAGTATTTTGAACACCAATTGTATTAATTTTAAAGCTAGGGTCCAGTTCGCTGTATACATTTGATATTCTTTCCGATTCTGTCGATGTAGACTTAATTTTATTGGTTTCATAAGTTGATACACTTGCATCTGAAGACTGACTAGAAGTAGAATTATTAGATTGTATGTAAGTTTTTACATAAGCATTATATCCATCTAATTTAAGTTTATTAAGAGTAATATTTGCCTCTAATTTACTATTAAATGGGCCAACTAATACATAAATATATTTTGAAGTAGATTTAAATGCCTTATAATCGTTTAATAATAGTGATTTGTACATTATATCTGCATTTTTTTCATAAGAATATGCACCAAGTTGAACGACATATTTTGGAGATTCACAAAAAGATGATGAATGTGAAATAATAGCTAATAAAATTAGTATGGATAGTATTGTTAATTTTTTCATAATTTCCTCCTAAAATCTTTCTGTTTTATACCATTTAGACTCTTTTCTAAATATAATATTTTTTAAACTTTTAAATGTTCCTTTTATAGAAACAAGAACCCACATCTGGCAATAAGTAAAATACATTAGCAATATTAGCAATATATTTTTTGAGTAATTTTCACCTTTTTCAAATGAAAGCGCTAAGCTTACTTGTAAGATAAAAACAATAAAACTTAATATCCAAAACAAAA includes:
- a CDS encoding cellulose biosynthesis cyclic di-GMP-binding regulatory protein BcsB encodes the protein MKKLTILSILILLAIISHSSSFCESPKYVVQLGAYSYEKNADIMYKSLLLNDYKAFKSTSKYIYVLVGPFNSKLEANITLNKLKLDGYNAYVKTYIQSNNSTSSQSSDASVSTYETNKIKSTSTESERISNVYSELDPSFKINTIGVQNTPFNNDVVFQGVFDSTALYFEVKDNWIPNDNNFIYFTYNNTNLTQNTNSSLTVYLNSIPIKSYLLSEVNKTHKLLIPAHSLKKGFNELKFGIYSRISTLPCEDNFNPANWLVIDKNSYVHIEYTSKIDTNAISDFPYPYFKNDESFPYNAKLIYPDNYISSDLSPMFTFISNIGKILKFEKKDLKFASSEDIKKNDSNFIFIGSIKTMPSSLQNYLSKDEIERAKRDALIKEIYLSSDHKYKLLLVTSSNIKSLNNAVISLTDNELVKQMKNSSIWISENQIFSSTSSKNNELITLKSLGYSSTLFEGIKKGISNFSYSIPKNWDIDENSKFILKGKISGVIDLERSAVSVFINGIPAGSVNLNTFSSNDFITEFKIPSEIINEPTYNIKIVYNLKVLDDKCDLNFRNDLWAFISNETALLLPHSEKTSYTLNNLSAPFIKDNNINNFGLVLPERINKDYIKDLTTIIQVISSNSTKTNIIPIYKSDDKIDENVIVFGTPSTTPFIKTINPELYIKYNKDFSSLIPNKNMDLLENLYNNSSTIQLISSKLINNHFALIISSLDNSNMSILSKAFSNNFFGEIITTPCVIIDQYGLLHSYSIIEEVDENELLKDKTDLEKQKAKDLDKNRLINYDEYKNFMITLTIICLITLSIILILVINRKKYKNK
- a CDS encoding nitroreductase family protein, with product MKNEFIYKRKSVREFKDIQVPMEAIQEMIKEATQAPSGKNAQNWHFVVVRNKEKIEKMAEAVYEKGRELSNNLDEKTASNFMKMLKYYTVFKNAPTVVMIFSSKYESSGKDILMLNGASNEEVEKLESVKPGVQNIGAAMENLLLSAANMGYGGCYMTGPAFASDKMCEVIAFNKEGYNFSCLTPIGIPLKENINSPKRKSLDEVITIIE